Part of the bacterium genome is shown below.
GGCGCTGGAAGTCGCCAACCGCGAGATCCCGGATGCGTTTGTGCTGGACATGATGATGGAACGGACCGACTCGGGCGCCCGCCTGGCCCGGGCCCTGCGCCGCGACCCCCGCTTCCGCAAGTCCCCGATCATCATGCTCACCTCCGTTGTGGACGACATGGGCTTCGACTTCCACCGCAACCCGGAGACCGTGCTGGAGTGGATGAAGGCCGACGCCTGGTTCGACAAGCCCGCCCCCATGGTCGAGATCTGCGACAAGATCCGTTCCCTGCTACCAGACCCCGGCGACCCGGGGGAGGCATCGTCCCCCACGACGGAGTGACCCCGGCGCGCCGCATGGCGCCCCGACCCTGAACGAGCCGAGGTGGAACAGTGCGCACCCGCTGGTATCTCTGGGTTCTGACGCCCGTGTTGACCTGTGCCGCAGTCTGGGCGCAGGCGCCACGCGTCGAGGAGCAGGCCGACCGTGTCGTGCTGCGCAGTGAGTGTCTGACCATGGCGCTGAGCAAGGCCGAGAAGGGGGCCATCGTGTCGCTGGTGGATGCGGCCTCGGGGCGCGAGATGGTGGCCGCTCAAGCCGCGCCGCAACTCTTTGCCCTGACCCTCACCGACGACGCCGACGCCACCCGCAAGCAGATCCCGGTGTCCAGCCGTGAGGCCGCGACTTGCGCGGTTGAAGTGCGCTCGGAGGGCGCTCGCGGTCTGGCGACGCTGCGCTTTGGCAATCTCGGCGGACGAGGGATTGAGGCCACATGCACCGCGGCGGTGGCCACCGGGGACCCGTACGTGCGCTGGCGGCTGTCACTGCGCCTGCCGGAGAAGCTGACGCTGACGCGGGTGGACTTCCCGCTGGTGGTGCTGCGGGCGCCGTTGGCGGCGGGCACGCCAGGGGAAGCTGTTGTGCTCGGCGCGACAAAGGGCGGCGTCTACCCGCAGCCCTCCCAGTGGGCGCAGGGAACCGGCCTGTGGCGCGGGATGCCCGGCAGCCTCGCGGCCCAGTTCGCCACGGTCTACGACGACGCCGGCGGCTTTCTCACCGCCTGCCACGACAGCCTCGGCACCCCCAAGACGGTCGGCGTGCGGCGCGGTCCGGAGGGGCTGGAGGTCAGTTGGACACGCGCTTGCTTCACCCCGGCGACCTGGGCGCTGGACTATGACGTGGTGCAGACGGTCTTCCGCAGCCCCGACGCGTCGCGGCCCACCGACTGGCGCGATGCCGCCGACCTGTACAAGCAGTGGGCGGTCCGGCAGCCCTGGTGCGCGCGGACGTACGCCGAGCGCAAAGGGATCCCCGCCTGGATGAAGGCCGGCCCGGCGATGGTGCGGTTCAACCGGGGCTGGCTGGCCGCCCCGGAGCGCATCGAGAAGTGGCTGGCGCGGTACTGGGGGCGGTACTTCGCGGATCGCCGCCCGCTCATCACCGCGTACTGGGGCTGGGAGAAGGTCCAGACCTGGGTCACTCCCGACTACTTCCCGGTGTACCCGTCCGACGAGCAGTTTGCCCGGCTCCAGAAGCTTGCCCGCGCACGCAACGGCCACGCCTTCTTCTGGCCCAGCGGCTACCACTACACGCTCACCTACCGCAAGCGGGACGACGGTACCTTCGAGTGGGATGACCGAGCGCGATTCGCGCAGGTGGCCCAGCCCCACGCAGTGGTGACCCCGGAGGGGAAGGCCTACCAGGCGGCCCGTTCGTGGTTGGTGGGGGGGGAGACGTCCTGCATGTGCCCCGGGGACCCGTGGACGCTCGACTGGTTCAACCACACTGCGGTCGAGTGCGCGCGGCGAGGCGTGGAGATCGTGCAGGTGGACCAGGTAGTCGGCGGGAGCTTCCCGGCCTGCTACACCACCCGGCACCCGCACCCGCCCGGCCCGGGCCTGTGGCAGACCGAGGTCTTCCACCGTCAGCTGCAGACGATGCTTGCCGCCATGCGGAAGATCGAGCGGGACTCGGTGGTGTGCTTCGAGGAGCCCAACGAAGTGTTCCTGCAGGAGATCGGCCTGCAAGACTACCGCGACTGGGAGGTGTTCCGGTCCGCCAGGCCGCCCGTCGAGCTAGCCTCGGTCTTCAACTATCTCTACCACGAGTACGTGCCGACCTTCCAGAGCAACCCCCGCGAGGGGAACAAGGTCATGGCCGCATACTGCCTCGTCAACGGCCAGGTGCCCCACTTCGTCCCCTCGTCGGGGTTCGACCTCGGCAGCGCGCCGCGCAATGGAGCGTTCGAGAGCTGGACCGGCGAGGTGCCCGAGGGCTGGGACAAAGTCGCCGGCTGGCAGGGCAAGACCTTTGACGGACGCTGCCACCGTGATGATCAGGTCAAGCACGGCGGGGTCGCGAGTCTGCGGCTGGAGAACCAGCAGGAGAGCGAGGTCGTGCAGGTCTCGCAGAACCTGTCAGTCGGCGCCCCACTCATCGTGGGCAAGCGCTACCGCCTGAGCGCCTGGGTCAAGACCGGCCACCTGGCCAAGCCCAACCAGATCGGCTTCACCACGCTGACTACAGACCTCAAGGGCACCGGCGGGGGCGGCGCCATTGCGTTCCCGGCGCAGGCTGGCGACTGGACACGGGGACAGGCCGAGTTCGCCGTCCCGGAGGGTTCGGACTTCCTGCGGATCATGATCCACGTGCAGGGCCCGGCGCAGGTGTGGGTGGACGACATGCTGCTGGAGGAAGTACTGCCCGACGGCACGGCTCGCCCGGTGACATGGCCGGACACGCCGGCCGACCACGACCTGATGAAGCAGTGGGCCGACCTGTACCACGGCGCGGGGCGACCGTATCTGCTGCTGGGGATGATGCTGCATCCGCCGCGCCTGGAGGTCGGCAGCATCCAGACGCAGGGGCACACGTGGCCGGCGATCCTGCATAACGCCTACCGCGCACCGGACGGCAGTGAGGCCGTGGTGGTGGTCAATGTCAGCGATCAGCCGCAGACAGGGAAGCTGACATGGCGGGCGAAGCTCAGGGAGGTGGCGCTGGAACCGTGGGAGGTGCGCCTGGTGCGGTGAGGCGCGCTACCGGGCCGCACACCACCGCCCGCAGCCGGAGGCTGCGGTGGGGCCCGCCGAGCGGCGGCTGGCGCTACAGGGCCGCCGCGTTCGTGAAGACCTGCGGGTTGCCGTAGGCCGAGCTGTAGGCGACCACGAAGCTGTTGTTGCACTTGCCCTTCGTGGTTCCGCCGGCCTCAAGGAGTCGGCCCAGGGGCTTCCCTGCCACCGGCGCGTCGGCCACGAACACCCAGTAGGCCTTGTCTATGGGCATCTGCCGCTGGAACTTGACCGTCGCCTGCGCCCCTGCAGGGATCTCCGGGACCCCCACCGAAGCGAACACGCCAGCGCCCATGACGCCTCCGGTAACGTCAGTGACGCTCAGCACCCCCAGTGTCGTGCCCCCGGCGTTGCCGATGCCCTTGTTCTTGATGATGATCGTGAAGTCGTGGGCCGGGAACTCTCCGCCGCCCGTGCGCTCGATCTTCACCTCCTTCACCACCAGGTCCGGCAGCTTGAATGGGATGGGGGTGTACGGCGGAGCTGCCACTGCCTGAACCACCAGCCCCAGAGCCACAACCACAGCAACCACCGCGACCCCGGTAACACATCGCTTGAGAGACATTGCCTGATGCCTCCTCTTTGCTGGAAGGGCCCCACGGCGTGGCTACCCTTCCTACACGGCCCAGCGAGTCTCGCATATGGTATATCTTCGCGCAACGAACTGACCTCACGCTCTGGTCAAGAGTGTGCGGGCGGCGACTCACAGTGGGGCGGGCAGTGCTGCACAGTAGCGCGGGCGGCCTCGCCCGCGCACCGCGGACCGGGCAGGCGAGGCCGCCTGCCCTACTGTGCCGCAAGGATGCCAGGTCAGGGGCTGCTCACCAGGGGCACGCAGCGCATGGAGCGGGGAGGCAAGGTCAGAGTGGAGGGTTCGCCGTCGGGGACCAGGCCGTCCGAGCGTGTGATGGTGACGGTCTGCTCGGTCCGCGTGTAGTTGAACAGGAACAGGCCGGCGGCTCCGTCAGGACTGCGCCAGGCGCTGTGCAGGACGGCCGGGCGCTGCACCGTGAAGGGCTCGATGGTGGAGGGCGGCGTGAAGATGCTGCGCTGGATGCAGGTGACTTCGACGGTCTCACAGTCTACCGTGCCGGGGGCGAGCATGTCGCCCCAGAGCAGCCACTCGCGGTGGGCGTGGAAGAAGCGGGCGAGGTCGAGGAAGAAGGCGACATCGGCGGCCAGGTCAGGGCTGCTGAGGTGCTGGGCCGTCAGATTGGTGGCGAGGGGCTGGCAGCCGCAGGCGACGGTGCGGGCCATGTCCAGGGCGAACTGGTCGGGGCACAGGGCGTGCCAGTCGCGCTCCTCGCTCGGATCGGGGCGCGCGTCCTGCGGCCACAGCTCGTCATAGGGCGTGATGCCGTCAATGTGGGCGTAGTTGCCGAACACGACGGCGCGGCCGTGGTAGACCGCCGGGAAGAGCGGGACGAGGTTGGCGTGTTGGCAGCCGGCCGCCCCGCACGAGGCTTCCCAACTGGTGTGCAGCGTGATGCAGCAGTCGAGGAGGTCCTGGTATACCTCGGCGACGCTCTCGCTGCTGAGCACCAGGTTCGGGTGGCGCGCCCGCACCTTGCGGAACAGGTCGCGGAAGCCCTGGACGCCATAGGAGCCGCCGCCGGGCACGTGCCCGTGCTCGGTACTGAAGCACGGCGTCGTGCCGCCGACAATGGCGATTTGGTCCATGTACAGCCCGTCCAGGCCCAGGGCGGCCACGCCGTCGGCGGTAATGAGCGCCTGGCGGTGCCAGCCGTCGGCCGCGCCGCAGGTGTGCATGAGGCGGCGGTTCGCCCACGTGTTGTAGACATGCCCCCAGTACTCGCCGTCGCGCAGAACCGTGGTGCAGGCGCGGCCGTCGGTCTCCCAGCGCGGCTCCTCACGGTCCCAGGACATGCCGTTGGTGTAGACCTGCGTGCTCACTCCGTGCTGCTGCAGATCGGCGACGGCGGCGCTGAAGGCTTCGGCCCCCTCACGGGGTGGGAAGTAGTCGGGATAGCTCGTGTCATACGGGTTCTTGTGCCACCAGTACCAGTCCAGGGCCACGGGCAGGCCCAGCCGCCGGGCGACCTCCTTGGCGGGCGGGCAGACGTTGCTGATGCGCCCCCGCAGCCAGAGCCAGCAGGCGACCTCGGCCACGTAGGTGTCGCGCCGCTGCTCCGGACCGCGCGCGGCCCAGTACTGCTGCAGGGCCCACGGGCGGTACACCTGCGCGGCCTCGTACCAGCCACCCACGAACGGCGCGAGCGATACGGCGTAGCGGGGGAACTCGGGACGCCCGGACACCGGCTGGGGCAGCAGGTGCTCCAGGCACACCTCGGCAGTCCCCTGCCCCACGCGGAGCAGCAGGGACTTCATCCAGCCCTCGGTGTCGCGGCCGGCCAAGTGCAGGCCGATGCCGCCCGCGAGCCAGGCGGTGAACTGCATGTGCGCCCGCATGCGACTGTGGGCGCTCATGTCGGGGGCGTCCACGGCCTGCGCGAGGGGGGCATCCACGACCATGCCCAGGTCGTGTGGCACGAGCCACTGAGCGCCGTCGCCGTAGGGCACGCGCACATCGGGGCAAGCCAGCGCAACGGGCTTGAGCCCCTCGGGCAGCTCCAGACGCGCGAGCCGACCCAGGAGCAGGCCGTCGGCGACCTCCCACACCAACTCCACCGCGGCCTCGACCTCGCGGCCGTCGTCATACTGCAGCCGGTCCAGCTCCACGACCAGGTGGGTCGCATCGGGTTGGGTCACGCGAGCGGCGGGGCCGGGGCGCAGCATCCCGGGGTTCGCGTCGTCCCACGCGGTGCGCAGCGCCCAACCATGGCACGGGGCCACGAAGCTCCAGGCGCAGCCCTCGCGCTCCAGGGACAGAAGCTGCCCCTGCGCGGAGAACCGCACACTCAGACCCGAGGTGTCCTGCAACCGCATCTCTCCCGCCTCGCCCAGCCCGTTGACCGACGTCGTCCCGCTCTGCATGGTGTCTCCTACTCGCACTTCGCTGATGACGGACGGCGTCTGCGCAGACGCGCCGCCGCCCGGCCAGGATCACCTGACCGGGCCGGACGGCAGTTCGCCGCCCGGTCGCGCCGGACCTGCGCGGCGCGGCCTGTCCCCGCACTGAGAGGCAGAGGTCAACGCGCCTGCGGCAGGGAAGTGGCCTCCCCGTCGGAACCAGTCTGCGGTGTTGAGGTCCATGGGAGGCGATGGTCTTGCGGGCATCATGGGTGGCGCTTGTTGCTGTGTGGTCGGCATGTGTCGGCGTGGGGGCGGCTTACGGGGAGCGGTTGACGCTGGTTGACAACGGGAAGGCGACGGCAGGCATCGTGCTGGCCGCTCAGCCCACGCGCGCGGCGCAGTTCGCCGCCGCCGAACTGCAATATCACCTACGCAAGATGACCGGGGCCACGGTGCCGCTGGCGAAGGACACCGACCCGGCCCCGCAGCCGGCGATCCTGGTCGGCGAGAGCGCGGCCACACGGGCCCTGAATCTCAAGAGCAGCGACTTCGGGCCCCAGGAATACCTGGTCGGCTTCCGCCCGCAGGCGCTGGTGCTCATGGGGCGCGATGGCGACGACCGCGGCGCAATGGACTACCAGAAGGCGGCCACCTTCCCGGGTGACTTCGACGAGCAGGGCACCGTGTACGCGGTCTATGACTTCCTGGAGCGCTACTGTGGCGTGCGCTGGTACCTGCCGACCGAACTGGGCGAAGTGATCCCGCCGCGCCAGTCCCTGACGGCCGAGGGGCAGGACGTGCGGCGCAAGCCGGCGATGATCTACCGCTATGTCTACCGGGGCGAGGCCCTGCCCGCGGACCTGATCGGCGATACCGTGGACCACGAGGGCGGCTACCCCTCGCTCGACCAGCGCTCGTCACGTCTCTTCATGCGGCGGATGCGCCAGGGCGGCGCGCGCTATAACGCCAACCACTCGTTCTACGGTTTCTATAGCCGCTTCCTCAAGGAGCACCCGGACTGGTTCGCACAGGGCCACACGGGCGAGCCCCCGCAGATGTGCTTCACGAGCCCGGGCTTCACCAACCAGGTCGTCGCCGATGCCCGGCAGTACTTCAGCACCGGCAAGGTGGAACGCCAGGCCGTCGCGGCCGGCGACTTCTTCGCCCTGGTGCCCATGGACAACGCCACCTGGTGCCGCTGCGAGCGCTGCCAGGCCCAGATCCTGGAGCAGCCCACGCGGGGCTACCCGGACACCTCCAACGACACGGCCAGCAACTACATCTTCGGGTTCATCAACCGGGTGGCGCGCGAAGTGGGCAAGACCGACCCGGACAAGTGGCTGGCGGCCCTGGCGTATAGCCGCTATGTCTATCCGCCCACGCGCGAGCCGCTGGAGAGGAACGTGAGCATCATGCTGTGCCTGCCGATCCGGCTGACCTACAGCCGCGAGTCCATGGCCAACGATCGGCGCATCCTGGACGCCTGGACACGCGAGTCGGTGGAGCGCCCGAAGTTCGTGTGGCTCTACTACTGCTACCCGAGCCTGTGGGCCGCTGCGCAGGGCTGGCGGCCCTATCCGGGTTTCTTCGCCCACAGCATCGTCGGCCAGTTCGCGCAGTTCCACCGCAGCGGGGTGCGCGGGTTCTTCATCGAGCCCGCCTACCTGGCCCACAGCCAGCGCAGTCCGCTCATGGATCAGCTGGAGACCTACCTCACGTATCATCTGGCCTTCGACCCGACGCTGGACGGCAACCGGATCATCAACGAGTTCTTCACCAGCTACTACGGCCCGGCGGCAGCGCCGATGCGGAAGCTGTACGAGAGCATGGAGGCGACGTACGCCGACCCCGCCAACCACCCCGGCGCCAGCCGCGCCCAGACCGAACTGCAGGCCTGGACGTACCTGGGCACCGAGGCCCGGCTGCGGGAGTACCGGGACTTGATCTCACAGGCGCGGCGGCTGGCGCGCGGCGGGGATGAACTCACCCAGCAGCGCGTGGCCCTGTTCGACCGCGGCATCGTCCGCTGGATGGCCGCGGGGCGCAAGAGCTTCGTGCAGATGCAGGCCCTGCACGGCTCAACGCCGCCGAGCGCCGACATCCCCCGCGTCGCGGACGCGGGCGGTAACGCGGACCGGGTGGACTGGAACGCCGCGGCGGTGCTGGGCCAGTGGAGCAGTCTGCGTGGCGAGCCCAGCGCCCGGCAGGTGCAGGCGCGCCTGGCGCACGACGGCCAGTTCCTGTACGTGGAGCTGGAGGAGGCGGGCATTGACCCGTCCAAGCTCGTGCTGGGCGACTCGATCACCGTGTGGAACGAGGACGAGTGGGAGGTTTTCTTCGCCGGCAAGCGGGGCCCGCGCTACCGGCAGATGGGCCTGAACGCCGCCGGGGTGCACTTCGACCTCGCCTACGATGAGCCGAGCAAGGACTGGCAGAGCGGCGTGATGCTGCGCTCGGATGTGTCGGCTAAGGACCGCTGGCGCGTGCGCATGGCGCTGCCGCTCCGCCAGCTCGTGTATGGCGGCGCCAAGCCCGGCGACAGGCTGTACTTCAACGCCATCCGCGCCACCCGCATGGTGCGGTCCATCGCCTGGTCGCCGACCTACGGCGGCTTCCGCGAGCCGATGCGGATGGGCGAGATCCGTCTGGCGAAGTAACGGCGCGATTCATCGCGCCCAACGACCGGCGCAGTGCACTGCGCCACGACCTGGCTGCCGACCATGCCCCTACTCAACACTGACGAGATCATGGAAACGCTGCAGATGATCGAGGAAGAGAACCTCGACATCCGCACCATCACGATGGGCATCTCGCTGCGCGACTGCACCGACCGTGACCTGGCGCGCGTGCGGGAGATGGTCGGCGACAAGATCGTGCGTCTGTCCGAGCGCCTGGTTCCCGTGGCCGAAGAGATCGCTGCCGAGTTCGGCATCCCCATCATCAACAAGCGCCTGTCGGTGACGCCCCTGGCGCTGGTGGCCGACGGGCACTCACCGGAGGACTTCCTGGCTCTCGCGCAGACCCTCGACGAGGCGGCCCAGCGGGTCGGAGTCAACTTCATCGGCGGCTTCTCGGCGCTGGTGCACAAGGGCTACACGCGGGGCGATGAGGCCCTCATCCAGGCGCTGCCCCAGGCCCTGGCGAGCACACAGATCGTCTGCTCATCGGTCAATGTCGCGACCACGCGCGCGGGGATCAACATGGATGCCGTGCGCCAGATGGGCGAGGTGATCGTCGCGACCGCAGGCCTGACCGCCGACCAGAACGGCCTGGGCTGCGCCAAGCTTGTGGTCTTCGCCAACGCCACGGAGGACAACCCCTTCATGGCCGGGGCATTTCACGGGGTGGGCGAGCCGGAGTGCTGCATCAACGTGGGCGTGAGCGGCCCCGGCGTGGTGAAGCGCGCGCTGGAGAAAGTGCCGGAGGGCGACCTCGGCGTCGTGGCCGAGACGGTGAAGAAGACGGCCTTCAAGATCACGCGCATGGGGCAACTCGTCGCCCAGGAGGCTTCGCGCCGCCTCGGTGTGCCTTTCGGCATCGTAGACCTGTCGCTGGCCCCCACGTCGGCCGTCGGTGACAGCGTGGCGCACATCCTCGAGGAGATGGGCCTGCAACAGTGCGGCGCGGCGGGCAGCACGGCGGCCCTAGCCCTGCTCAACGACGCAGTGAAGAAGGGCGGGCTGATGGCGACCTCGTACGCGGGGGGCCTCAGCGGGGCCTTCATCCCCGTCAGCGAGGACCTCGGCATGATCGAGGCGGCTGAGGCAGGAGTGCTGTCCATCGAGAAGCTGGAGGCGATGACGGCGGTGTGCTCGGTGGGGCTGGATATGATCGCCGTCCCCGGCGACACGCCCGCGACGACCATCGCCGCCCTGATCGCCGACGAGGCCGCCATCGGCGTCGTGAACAACAAAACGACCGCCGTGCGGATCATCCCGGCGCCGGGCAAGCAGGTCGGCGACACCATCGAGTTCGGCGGGCTGCTGGGCCGGGCGCCGATCATGGCCGTCAGCGCGCTCGACAGCAGCCGCTTCATCGGGCGCGGCGGTCGCATTCCCGCGCCGCTGCAGGGGCTGAGGAACTAGCCAGAGCCGCGCTCCAACGGCGCCCCGCGACGGGGGAGGAGATCGCGGCGGGGCGTGGAACAAGCCCATAGCATACTGGCGAATACACACCAGCCGGCTCCCAGGGGAGGCACTCTCATGCGCCGAGACACGATGCGGGTGATGCTGGTCGGCCCCATCGCCGCCGCGACTCTGATGGTCGCGTGTCTGCTGGCGGGGTGTGGCGGCGGCGACTCGCCCGCCGTCGGGGGGACCGGCGCGCTGACCATGCGCATCATCTGGCCGGCCGTTCCCACTACGTCGAGCGTCACCCCCGCGGCCATCCCGACCGCGACGCAGTGCGTCCAGATCACACTGACCCAGGGCCTCTGGAAGCGGATTGTGGCCGTGAAGCGCCCGGCGGAAGCCACCACCTCAGACGTCACGGTGACCGATATCCATGTGGGCCCTGTGCATGTGCACGTCGGGGCGTATGACAGCTACACTGAGGATGCGCTGGGCAACGTGCAGGCGTCCGGCAACATGCTCGCCTGGGCCGTGACGGACACGACGGTGGCGGCCAACGCGACGACACAGGTGAGAGTGACGCTGGGCACCACACCCGCGAGGGTCGTCGTGTCCGCCGGTGGGGCCAGCACCATCCTGAACGTGGATGACAGCCTGAACCTCACCGCCACGGCGTATGACAGCGAGGGCAACATCCTGCTCGTGACGGGCTTCACCTGGACCAGCAGTGCCGACAAGATCGCCACGGTGGACACCACCGGGAGGGTGACGGCCAGATTCCCCGGCCAGGCCACGATCACGGCCACCGTCAGTGGCGTGAGCGGCAGCCTGGACGTGCGCGTGCGCGGCTGGGAGCTGTGGGACAGCACACCCAGCGCGGGCGCCTACCGCACCGTCGTCTACAACGGCAAGATCTACTGCTTCGGCCCCATCGCCCTGAACACCCCGACCAAGCAGTGGTATGTCTATACGCCGGGCACGCGGACGTGGCAGGCAGCGCCCGACTTGCCGGTGGAGCGCTTCGCCCCGGCGCTGGGCGTCATCGGCGGCAAGATCTACCTCGCCGAGACGTACGG
Proteins encoded:
- a CDS encoding DUF6259 domain-containing protein encodes the protein MRTRWYLWVLTPVLTCAAVWAQAPRVEEQADRVVLRSECLTMALSKAEKGAIVSLVDAASGREMVAAQAAPQLFALTLTDDADATRKQIPVSSREAATCAVEVRSEGARGLATLRFGNLGGRGIEATCTAAVATGDPYVRWRLSLRLPEKLTLTRVDFPLVVLRAPLAAGTPGEAVVLGATKGGVYPQPSQWAQGTGLWRGMPGSLAAQFATVYDDAGGFLTACHDSLGTPKTVGVRRGPEGLEVSWTRACFTPATWALDYDVVQTVFRSPDASRPTDWRDAADLYKQWAVRQPWCARTYAERKGIPAWMKAGPAMVRFNRGWLAAPERIEKWLARYWGRYFADRRPLITAYWGWEKVQTWVTPDYFPVYPSDEQFARLQKLARARNGHAFFWPSGYHYTLTYRKRDDGTFEWDDRARFAQVAQPHAVVTPEGKAYQAARSWLVGGETSCMCPGDPWTLDWFNHTAVECARRGVEIVQVDQVVGGSFPACYTTRHPHPPGPGLWQTEVFHRQLQTMLAAMRKIERDSVVCFEEPNEVFLQEIGLQDYRDWEVFRSARPPVELASVFNYLYHEYVPTFQSNPREGNKVMAAYCLVNGQVPHFVPSSGFDLGSAPRNGAFESWTGEVPEGWDKVAGWQGKTFDGRCHRDDQVKHGGVASLRLENQQESEVVQVSQNLSVGAPLIVGKRYRLSAWVKTGHLAKPNQIGFTTLTTDLKGTGGGGAIAFPAQAGDWTRGQAEFAVPEGSDFLRIMIHVQGPAQVWVDDMLLEEVLPDGTARPVTWPDTPADHDLMKQWADLYHGAGRPYLLLGMMLHPPRLEVGSIQTQGHTWPAILHNAYRAPDGSEAVVVVNVSDQPQTGKLTWRAKLREVALEPWEVRLVR
- a CDS encoding DUF6259 domain-containing protein, encoding MQSGTTSVNGLGEAGEMRLQDTSGLSVRFSAQGQLLSLEREGCAWSFVAPCHGWALRTAWDDANPGMLRPGPAARVTQPDATHLVVELDRLQYDDGREVEAAVELVWEVADGLLLGRLARLELPEGLKPVALACPDVRVPYGDGAQWLVPHDLGMVVDAPLAQAVDAPDMSAHSRMRAHMQFTAWLAGGIGLHLAGRDTEGWMKSLLLRVGQGTAEVCLEHLLPQPVSGRPEFPRYAVSLAPFVGGWYEAAQVYRPWALQQYWAARGPEQRRDTYVAEVACWLWLRGRISNVCPPAKEVARRLGLPVALDWYWWHKNPYDTSYPDYFPPREGAEAFSAAVADLQQHGVSTQVYTNGMSWDREEPRWETDGRACTTVLRDGEYWGHVYNTWANRRLMHTCGAADGWHRQALITADGVAALGLDGLYMDQIAIVGGTTPCFSTEHGHVPGGGSYGVQGFRDLFRKVRARHPNLVLSSESVAEVYQDLLDCCITLHTSWEASCGAAGCQHANLVPLFPAVYHGRAVVFGNYAHIDGITPYDELWPQDARPDPSEERDWHALCPDQFALDMARTVACGCQPLATNLTAQHLSSPDLAADVAFFLDLARFFHAHREWLLWGDMLAPGTVDCETVEVTCIQRSIFTPPSTIEPFTVQRPAVLHSAWRSPDGAAGLFLFNYTRTEQTVTITRSDGLVPDGEPSTLTLPPRSMRCVPLVSSP
- a CDS encoding DUF4838 domain-containing protein, whose product is MRASWVALVAVWSACVGVGAAYGERLTLVDNGKATAGIVLAAQPTRAAQFAAAELQYHLRKMTGATVPLAKDTDPAPQPAILVGESAATRALNLKSSDFGPQEYLVGFRPQALVLMGRDGDDRGAMDYQKAATFPGDFDEQGTVYAVYDFLERYCGVRWYLPTELGEVIPPRQSLTAEGQDVRRKPAMIYRYVYRGEALPADLIGDTVDHEGGYPSLDQRSSRLFMRRMRQGGARYNANHSFYGFYSRFLKEHPDWFAQGHTGEPPQMCFTSPGFTNQVVADARQYFSTGKVERQAVAAGDFFALVPMDNATWCRCERCQAQILEQPTRGYPDTSNDTASNYIFGFINRVAREVGKTDPDKWLAALAYSRYVYPPTREPLERNVSIMLCLPIRLTYSRESMANDRRILDAWTRESVERPKFVWLYYCYPSLWAAAQGWRPYPGFFAHSIVGQFAQFHRSGVRGFFIEPAYLAHSQRSPLMDQLETYLTYHLAFDPTLDGNRIINEFFTSYYGPAAAPMRKLYESMEATYADPANHPGASRAQTELQAWTYLGTEARLREYRDLISQARRLARGGDELTQQRVALFDRGIVRWMAAGRKSFVQMQALHGSTPPSADIPRVADAGGNADRVDWNAAAVLGQWSSLRGEPSARQVQARLAHDGQFLYVELEEAGIDPSKLVLGDSITVWNEDEWEVFFAGKRGPRYRQMGLNAAGVHFDLAYDEPSKDWQSGVMLRSDVSAKDRWRVRMALPLRQLVYGGAKPGDRLYFNAIRATRMVRSIAWSPTYGGFREPMRMGEIRLAK
- a CDS encoding PFL family protein; translated protein: MPLLNTDEIMETLQMIEEENLDIRTITMGISLRDCTDRDLARVREMVGDKIVRLSERLVPVAEEIAAEFGIPIINKRLSVTPLALVADGHSPEDFLALAQTLDEAAQRVGVNFIGGFSALVHKGYTRGDEALIQALPQALASTQIVCSSVNVATTRAGINMDAVRQMGEVIVATAGLTADQNGLGCAKLVVFANATEDNPFMAGAFHGVGEPECCINVGVSGPGVVKRALEKVPEGDLGVVAETVKKTAFKITRMGQLVAQEASRRLGVPFGIVDLSLAPTSAVGDSVAHILEEMGLQQCGAAGSTAALALLNDAVKKGGLMATSYAGGLSGAFIPVSEDLGMIEAAEAGVLSIEKLEAMTAVCSVGLDMIAVPGDTPATTIAALIADEAAIGVVNNKTTAVRIIPAPGKQVGDTIEFGGLLGRAPIMAVSALDSSRFIGRGGRIPAPLQGLRN
- a CDS encoding Ig-like domain-containing protein, which codes for MRRDTMRVMLVGPIAAATLMVACLLAGCGGGDSPAVGGTGALTMRIIWPAVPTTSSVTPAAIPTATQCVQITLTQGLWKRIVAVKRPAEATTSDVTVTDIHVGPVHVHVGAYDSYTEDALGNVQASGNMLAWAVTDTTVAANATTQVRVTLGTTPARVVVSAGGASTILNVDDSLNLTATAYDSEGNILLVTGFTWTSSADKIATVDTTGRVTARFPGQATITATVSGVSGSLDVRVRGWELWDSTPSAGAYRTVVYNGKIYCFGPIALNTPTKQWYVYTPGTRTWQAAPDLPVERFAPALGVIGGKIYLAETYGEGVSTTYEIDPGTLGVTAKKPMPTGVYGPAATAFGGRLWLIGGVDAVNGASSVVQIYDPATNAWVTMNSFPVAGSMGSAAVFGGSLYVCGLGPYATPTNAVYRHNATSDTWDTATPLTTARTALSLGLSATHLLAMGGSISSVAMGTTAVEAFNGSLWQPAPPVPEPLIPWNSGGQAMVDDYLYVVGGATGSVDSSSNVYRLWVGSGAL